The Pieris brassicae chromosome 6, ilPieBrab1.1, whole genome shotgun sequence genome window below encodes:
- the LOC123710799 gene encoding ovalbumin-related protein X-like: protein MYLLVVFCFIIGSRAQNFIDFNKRVNIFGIELMYFTHQEIHNTLISPFGVWSVLTGLTTGTTNVSKTQLYNVLRLPNNDVRITDAYKSLTQNLLNNTIVQSKNNLYYHMNNTISKQFENKLTDPFDILAVKLDFRESDTAALVANTIISDAGIKTNSVLNDTDFTDANVILTCVIKFSGLFESPFSKDRTTNRPFYVSPNDIKEVNMMQQTGQFLYSKIDSIRSEVIEMPYTENNISLIVILPNKNVSLDNLYGGFIRTSIDDVLRELEMEKKKIVSVSIPRFKIRSNLILNKPLSQMGLDVFTRFARFNETSNNFYVSKLVHKVDLELIESGMNNQLQLVPAKIFVADRPFVYVIVEKTTKTCVVSGIFTRPMLS, encoded by the coding sequence atgtatttacttgtcgtgttttgttttataataggaAGTCGGgcacaaaattttattgattttaataaaagagtGAACATCTTCGGCATAGAGTTAATGTATTTTACGCATCAAGAAATACACAATACATTAATATCGCCGTTCGGAGTGTGGAGTGTTCTTACGGGGTTGACCACCGGCACCACAAATGTGAGTAAAACGCAGCTGTATAACGTTCTGCGCCTCCCCAACAACGACGTAAGAATAACAGATGCCTATAAGAGTTTGACTcagaatttattaaacaacacCATTGTTCAAAGcaagaataatttatattaccatatgaataatacaatttcGAAACAATTTGAAAACAAACTGACTGATCCCTTCGATATTTTAGCAGTAAAGCTTGATTTTAGAGAATCAGACACGGCTGCGTTGGTTGCGAATACAATTATATCCGACGCTGGAATCAAAACCAATAGTGTATTAAACGATACTGATTTTACAGACGCAAATGTGATATTGACATGTGTCATCAAGTTTAGTGGTCTCTTCGAATCGCCTTTTAGTAAGGACAGGACAACAAATCGGCCATTTTACGTGAGCCCCAATGATATAAAAGAAGTGAATATGATGCAGCAAACTGGACAAtttctttattcaaaaatagattCCATAAGATCCGAAGTAATTGAGATGCCTtatacagaaaataatatatcccTGATTGTGATTCTTCCCAACAAAAATGTTTCTCTAGATAATTTATATGGCGGTTTCATTAGAACATCAATTGACGATGTTCTACGTGAGCTGGAAATGGAAAAAAAGAAGATCGTGTCAGTTTCAATACcaagatttaaaataagatcaaatttaattttaaataaaccattGAGTCAGATGGGTTTAGATGTTTTTACACGATTCGCGAGGTTTAATGAAAcgtcaaacaatttttatgtttccAAATTGGTACATAAAGTTGATTTGGAACTTATTGAATCTGGTATGAATAATCAATTACAATTGGTTCCCGCCAAGATCTTCGTAGCGGATCGTCCATTTGTATATGTGATTGTAGAGAAAACTACAAAAACATGTGTAGTTAGCGGAATTTTCACGCGACCTATGCTGTCGTAA